Genomic window (Branchiostoma lanceolatum isolate klBraLanc5 chromosome 13, klBraLanc5.hap2, whole genome shotgun sequence):
TCTCTCTTCTTCCAGGTTATAAAAGGGGTGATATTGAACCCCATCATCTTCATGGTGATGATTGGCATTGCTGGGAACTTTGCCTTCCACCAAACCGTGCCGCCTGTACTGTCAGGGATCCTGAATGTGCTGGGAGAGTCCTTCAGTGCCACAGCCCTGTTCTACCTGGGACTCAGCATGGTCGGCAAGATCAGCCAGCAGGCACGATTTGCCTTTATCGTGCCGGCTATCCTGGTAGCAGTCAAGACGTAAGTAGGAATATTGTTAAAATATTCAGTGTCATTCAGTGTAGCAAAGCATTTATTGAAACTACAGACTTTTTTGGACTTAATtgatggaagaagaaaaaaaacgaagaAAAACGAAGAAGCCAATCTGTAGGCAGGTATTTATTAAGTTATATCCAAAGCCAGTGGATTGTTGACTTCCATGGCTGTACATGGAATTGACCACTCTTGGTGATGAACTTTACTACCTGGGTTCATATGAAGATTGGGAAATTGTTAATTGTGAAATAGGAGCACTAAACAGCCACCCTGGGTACTAAACAACCTTTGCCCTTTGGGTGTCTTTATTCACCGATGCCCTACTTGTTCACTGTCCATTAAACTGTGTTagtttgatttcaattttttcccattgtctgctgacaacgcccctttttctgtcatttcaaaAATAATACTGTCCCACTAAATGGCCATGAAAGTTAACAATCCACAGtctttcaaatacatgttgctccttttgtctacatgtatttgtcgaCTATGGTTTGTCTAAGAAGAAAATATGGTGAGTGGTCAAAtccatgaactacatgtatgtgcattcaAAATAGTAAACAAAAGCCAAACCCAAAATGTGTACCTTGGTAATTTTCCCTTTCTTTGACAGATTGTTGCTTCCATTTGTTGCCCGTGAGCTTGTTGTCGGACTCCAGATTGGTGGTAATGACACCAACATGACAGAAGAGTTCCGTAACTACGGCTTCCTGTACGGAACGTTTCCTGTGGCTCCTTCAGTTTTCATCTTCGCCTCCAACTACGGCCTGgcaactgaagtggtaatttatttcgctcttgttgttgttgtctttatttGTAAGTAGGAAATGTCCTATCAACATATTTTGTTAAAACTCAAAGTGGAACTCTGATGAGTTAATATATGACTTTATATAttcaaccggtgcaatggccgagtgggtagagtgttcgcatTGCATatggtaggttgtgagtttgatccccggccgagtcataccaaagactataaaaatgatacagactgctttctctgctttaagcactcagcatttgggaaagagtatggtagttaaacacacatcactaccagtggacaagccccctactgtagtgatttcacaaagttgtgtggcccaagggctattgaaatggagatgggcaccgccctatgcaccatctgctACGGGAAGGACTTTGACTTTAGCTAATCTATGACAATTGCAGGTTGGTCCAGGGCTGGTGGTATGCACCTTCCTGTCTGCCCCCCTGATGTTCATGTCAGCACAGATGAGTAGTCTGTCCATGGACACACAGACCAACCTCATGGCTGTGGTCGCCAAGACAGCGTTCGATGTCAGCATCATCGGCCTCATCTTCTGTGTGAGTAATCAGCTGTAAACTTGTGAAATAAGTTACTGTATGTCCATGTCATAAACTCAGgtaaaaacatgtttgttttgtctctTTGCCTTGTGCACTGTCGTATGATAATAAACACAGGTAAAGGTTACATTCTGTAAACTCAGGTAAAATATAAGATTACTATGTGTCCATGTACTATGTGGTCAACTCAAGTAAGATGATAGTTGATTTAGGAACATGTTGCTTTGTTTTTAAAATGTCTCTTTAGCCCTATCCTTCCTGTGTTGCTCTGTAACTAATGTAAGCAACATTGGCCCTACATTTAAATGGGCCACAGCAGGAGGAAGGTTAAGTAATCCTCAGTAACTTTCATCTTAAGACAAACACTAGCCTCTTGTAACTTATAAGTCATGTACCTGTCATGTATGCTTCCATTGAATTCATTTTGTGACCCCTTACCTTCTCTTCCCCAGGTCTGGGTACTTGCAGTGTTTTTCCTCTCAGGCCAGTTCAAACAACTTCCTCACAAACTCACCACATGTCTGGTTCTGTCTCAGGTAAGATATAAAACTTAAGCTGAACTTTGATTTAAGATGATGATACTATAATAAtattgctgatttttttttctaaatatacatgtagacaatgtattgtattgtgaaTACATATTTCTTCAGTTGAATTTGAGTTAAAGAATCTATTGTACTTTAAGAATAGACAGCCTGCGATACATTTGTGAGCTTGAAGCAAAATGATTGCTGCCTTTCATtacttttttaatgttttaaaaatctgttttcTGAGCACAAACTATACTAtgtgtattgtaaataattcaCTTTTAAGAATCTATATAGATACTACAATATAGCAGAATGATTTTTGCTTATTCCCCCAGGTGAGACAtaactggttgtgtaaaaagaaaactccaatatcaaATTTTTGCTGATGTTTCCACCCAGATCTTTGGCTGTGTAGGGATGATCCTGTTCTACACACTAGGCTACCCACACAGTGCACAGACATGGCAGGCCTACCTCTCCTTCACTGTCATGATGATTGGAACCATCAGCTCACGAACATGGACGGCAGCGCTGGCTGTTGGGCTGTTCTTACTGAAGAGAGAAGGAGCAGACTTTGTGAACAGGAACATGGGGCTGTTCCATATAGCCAGCTGGGGGTAAGGCTGCAAAATGTATTGTTATGATTTTAACGTTTTATAGTAGTCTGTTAATTGTGGACTGTTGTAGGGCTACTCTTCTTATGATCCATTCAGGGTCTATCTCTTTCTACTTATCATAATCACTACCAACACCttactcactccctcactctcTCAATCCTTTTCTTAACCTACTGGTAGTAGTCCTTGGCCTACGCATCATGAATCTTAGAGTGCTCTGAATTTGAAGACTTGAGACTTCATTTTGTTAGCTCCTGTGTCAGTAAGCTTATAACAAAGTGATATCTGCTTCTGTTTCCAGAGCACCCGTCCTGTTGACCGGTGTGCTGTTCATAGTGCGTTCCTTCACTGGTCTCACGTGTGATCAGCCCATGCACAGCTCCTGCCAGGTCAGCATTGAGTGTTTTGGATtaagaaaaatacatgttttgcACAGTTAACACCAAGTAATATTTGATCAAAGGTATATGTGTGGGGTGGGGGGACCACATAGATGTAGATTTGCCTCAAGTTAGTTCCTTGTAATGATATATCTACCcttactatatacatgtagattaatgTATCATTCTACATAAAACTTATTTCTGATGAGCAATGGAAGTAGCTACAGATGGTTAATCATGTTGATTAACTGTCATTTCATTTGAGTTATGGGGTTTTGTAAATTCAACAGAAATCACTTTAAAGTTTAAGCATGGCAagaaactacattgtatttttacctgtttttttttctatttctgtcTTAATGTGTTTTCTAGTTTCTGTTCATCTCTGAGCAGTTCTGCACTGCCTCTGTGGTAACTTCACATCTAACATATACTTAttaaatacaacacggtgacCTGCAGGATtgccgggaccgagggtgatgcggaatacaccgtgttgtattctataaatatatgatattcatgtcatacccacctgaaaaaacacatatttctaTGCAGAATGCGCTagaagttttgtgtcctcgaaccaaaaattgtaacaacattgattccaacttccgaatctggtattcaaattttcgacagcggcacaaCCGGCACAatcgaaatacattctaaatattctatggaagcccgtgtgatacaagtagaaccctgtgtgatacggaaaattatcacacaatgcggaacacccgtataaCACAATATGCAAGGTAGACATAGGAATAGACGTATACATGCACAAACTACACAATCATATCATCATAGAATGGTGTGGTTCATCATATGAGGACCACATGTACATTGGCTCTTTTATGGTTAGGTTTATTCAGAGTGTACTCTAGTAGTACATGACTCCTGTGGTTAACTTTGATTCTTACATTCTGAACAATTTTAGGAGTTAAAGATAAAGTATAAAGACCGCATCAAGTATTCATTCCCTCACTATCCATCTTAATATCTTTTTTCCCTTTTGTGCAAGGATTAGATGTGCTTGCACTTTGGAAGTCAAGGTTTGATAGACTCAatcgatgttttttttttattccagaGTATCACCATGACAGGGGTGTTGATAGTGTGTATACTGGTGACTGTGGGATCCCTGGTAGGACTACAGAGACTTGGACACCTCAGGTCAGCAAAACAGGACAACAAAGACTGCAGCCTGGTCCCAGATACACGCAGAGAACTGAGAGATCAGTGCCAGAACCATAATAACTGCTGCACCAACCCTGACGAAGGTAAGATGTCATTAGAATGCTGCATAACGGTCTTTAAAATGAAGGAAGTTATTTAAAACCTCCTTCAACTAACCTTGCTCCTTCTACTAACCCTCTTCCTCACTGTGTAAGTGACCTTTACACAATAGATACCTGTACAATATTTTCCTATTATGTCTGACAATTACATCATATTGTTCAATCAACATGCACGTTTTACAGCTATTCAAAAGTTGTAACAGTTTCTTTTGAGGGCTGCTGTGTATGTTGTGTTTGGTGTCATAACTACCCTAGTCTAATAATTTACACATTCTATAGAATGTGTCATGAAATGGGCATTAGAAGGACCCTGCTTACTACAGTAGAAACACACAACAATAAATACTTGTCTAAGAAGGGAATGTGCAAATGTTATGTTGCATTGCAATGGACTTCCCTCGTTTCAGAAGTGGTAACTATTTAACACGTATATCTTGTCTCCTTGTTTATCTACTTTATACAGCCAAGGTTCTTCAAACTAGCCAGAACACTGTGAAAATCCCATCATTTTGTTTAGTTAAGAATGACACCTGATACATGTACCAGCTAACCTATGCTGGACACAGACCTTAACAGAAGTATATGCACACATATCTTAGAGTCCAAAATTGTCAAAGGTTTATAATCCAAGACTCACAAAGATTTGTCCACCAAGACTCATCTAAAGTTGGTGGGTTTTCAAGACTGTCCTAGCTGATTTTGAGATATCCTTGCTCAGCACACGAGAAACAAACATGGTGAGCCCACTTCTGTTTCTTTGATGATAGTATTACCCATGTCAGAATGGGGGTGATGACATTTGATTTGTGACAGCAACATGGAAGAGATAGAATGGGGCAATTTTTGTGTGGAAGTCAATCTACATTCAGTTTGAATCCCTAGATTGTGAATTTAATTTCAGAatactgttgtttgttttgctttaaaGTTTGAATACCAGACTGCATATGTCATGAAATTTGTAAGGGTTGGCATAGCTGACTTACTGCAGGAAAAAAGGTAACTAATTGTATATTTCTTGTGCCCTTTATTTCCAGCGTGAGTGCATCTCTATCCATGTTGGCCAGGCCGGTTGTCAGATCGGTAACGCCTGCTGGGAGCTGTACTGTTTGGAACATGGTATCCAGCTTGATGGTCAGATGCTGAACAACAAGACCATTGACAGCCAGGGCAAGACATTCAGCACGTTCTTCTGTGAGACTGCTACTGGCAAGCATGAGCCCCGTGCCGTTTTTGTGGATCTGGAACCCACTGGAGTTGGTAAGAgcattttacttcaagaaagtTTACTTCCCATGACGTCCTCCCCAAGGCGTAAACAGAAAAATAAAGTGAAGTACCTATTCAACACTTATGACAAAAAGGTGCCATTTAATAAAATTTTACTGCACTATGCCCACCTAGGCCTCCGTATGTGATTTCAGGCATTGTCATGCCTGGGAATGTGGTGACAGTTTTTCTCATGAAAAACTCTTTATCTCTTTAAATATTGTAGGGTCctaaacaaacacttttccagcccttcaagcaaggacactgcgatctcatttgcatatcgaTGACATGTCAGATTTTCTCACCCATGCTATTGGGGAATGTATTTCCAGCCCACTTTATGATTTTCAGTGTTCTTGTCTCGGTTCTTAATCATATTAAGCATGTGTGTAACTTGCTACTGTGCCAAATTTGCACTCTGAGAATAACATGattggagatacatgtacattgtgtagtaGTCTGTGAAGTCAATTTTAGTTATGAGCATTATTTTTATTCCATCAAATATAGCTGCTTGCATATTAATGATAGTCTCCATTCTGTTCCTCAGACGAAGTCCGCATTGGTGCATACTGTGATCTGTTCCACCCTGACCAACTCATCACCGGTAAGGAGGATGCAGCCAACATCTACGCCCGTGGTTACCACACTGGTGGGAAGGATATCATTGATCTGGTCCTGGACCGCATCCGTAAGCTGGCTGACCAGTGCACTGGTCTGCAGGGCTTCCTCATCTTCCACTCCGTTGGCGGTGGCACCGGCTCTGGCTTCACCTCCCTGTTGCTGGAACGTCTGTCCATGGACTACAGCAAGATGTCCAAGCTGGAGTTCTCTGTCTACCCAGCTCCCCATGTGTCCACTGCTGTGGTAGAGCCCTACAATGCAGTCCTGGCCACCCATGCCACTCTGAAGCACTCAGACTGCGCCTTCATGTTCGACAATGAGGCAGTGTATGACATCTGCTGCCGTAACCTGGACATTGAGAGCCCAACCTACACCAACCTCAACTGTCTGATCAGTCAGATCGTCTCTTCCATTACCGCATCCCTGCGCTTCAATGGCGTAATGAATGTGGATCTAACAGAGTTCCAGACTAACTTGGTTCCCTACCCAAGAATTCTCTTCCCTCTTGCCTCATATGCTCCCATCATCCCTGCAGAGAAAGCATACCATCAGGAGCTATCCATTGCTGAGATCACCAACGCCTGCTTCGAGACAACCAACCAGATGGTGACGTGTGATCCTGGCCGTGGTAAATACTCTGCCTGCTGTCTGTTATACCGCGGTGATGTCGTGCCTAAGGATATCAACACTGCTATTGCCACCATCAAGACCAAACATACAGTTCAATTCGTTGACTGGTGCCCCACAGGGTTTAAAGTCGGCATCAACTCCCAGCCTCCCACTGTGGTGCCTGGTGGAGACCTGGCCAAGGTGCAGCGTGCCGTGTGCATGTTGAGCAACACCACGGCCATCGCTGAGGCCTGGGCCCTTCTGGACCACAAGTTTGACCTGATGTACGCCAAGCGCGCCTTCGTGCACTGGTACACGAGAGAGGGGATGGAGGAGGGAGAGTTTACGGAGGCCCGGGAAGATTTAGCTGAACTGGAAAAAGATTATGAGGAGATTGCTGCTGACTTTGTGGAAGAAGAAGACAGCAATGAGTAGTAGACTTCTTGGCTTAACTGGACATAGATAAGTAGCGACTGTCTccacaagatacatgtatactatgatGTTTATCTTTTagggaataaaaagaaaagaatttggGACACAGCTGTGGActactttttttgtgttttttatctGCAATGCAGCAGCATAgaattatacacacacacattgtgaAACCAGATGACTAGGTTTTAGCTGTAAATATTGGACAGAATATCCCCCTTGTAATTTGAACTGACCAATTTCATCCTTGctgatacagtagaatccgcttaactgcaccacccatttgtcagcggttttggtgcaattatccggctggtgcaattatgcgaaattcctagctggaccgcaccaccatgtttTTTCTCAATCACAGACTGGATAACACCCCAGAGTCGAGACTTACTTGACCTTAGTAGCTAACGTAACAATTCTTGCGCTACCATACCTCATAGAAccagcaaaatattgagttcTTAGTTCCAGtttgatcattctccttatacatgtagcagagccgaacccgcgtacacctcgttctggcgaatgcaggaagtttctacgatgcggattcagctctgccatcacgtcagcaccacatcatcaaaagcgactgctatgtccaccTACGCGTCTATAGccattgccgagtcgctgtttggtttccgactgaatgtgacgtaaagacgccggtcttttattattgcagcagtatgtgacaaaaGCGATGCCGcaacgcgaaatcaaattcccgcgaacttgaatgcattcacagtaattagacagtgtacaggtagagaccaatctttattgagtacagcatgctgtctgccaaagcgtaatgccgcctttggtaggcgtgcgtgtcTTAATGCCGACCCGCCCGGGACATCCCATATGATTCctatcaacataactgtcaatggagaccgccttctttcgttactaaaacagttttaaacatattggcggtattgcacctttacaccggcaggtatcggctcatttgtacgacGTTTTCCGATTTTagagcacctttttagttaacttgtcgaggatttaaaaaaaaaattggtgcagttatccgacatggtgacaatgtgcggtgcagatatgcggagtcactaacaatgcagtgaatgggaaccggtttgggattttgggattcccTGCAATTAAACagagtgtgcgtttatccgatgtgcaattaagtggcttcgtctgtatatatGATACAGAGTCAAAACTGCATGTACTTTTTCTGACATGACTTTCATCAGCTATACCAGTTTACATTTTTTGTAGTAAATTCAATTATGTTTGGCATGGTTGTCAAAATCAATTGATAACCCTTAGGTGGGGGATACGATTATGCTTGGGACCACAACCTTCCCGCTGCAGTGCCCCCTAGCTGCGGTACAGAGtacaaccagtcag
Coding sequences:
- the LOC136447405 gene encoding lysosomal cholesterol signaling protein-like isoform X1; translation: MSSSTVFNNLYPAIIQCFAIIFAGYLFGRVGIITTSAAKGLEKYISYLALPALLFQAMCTLKFEAVNWWFLLAMAIAKSSVFLLVAVFTLVLGRNFGKAGLFAIFATQSNDFALGYPIVKAIYSSSRPELLSYIYLLAPISVAILNPLGFTLMEVQKNIDSTEAKSRCRSVLQVIKGVILNPIIFMVMIGIAGNFAFHQTVPPVLSGILNVLGESFSATALFYLGLSMVGKISQQARFAFIVPAILVAVKTLLLPFVARELVVGLQIGGNDTNMTEEFRNYGFLYGTFPVAPSVFIFASNYGLATEVVGPGLVVCTFLSAPLMFMSAQMSSLSMDTQTNLMAVVAKTAFDVSIIGLIFCVWVLAVFFLSGQFKQLPHKLTTCLVLSQIFGCVGMILFYTLGYPHSAQTWQAYLSFTVMMIGTISSRTWTAALAVGLFLLKREGADFVNRNMGLFHIASWGAPVLLTGVLFIVRSFTGLTCDQPMHSSCQFLFISEQFCTASVSITMTGVLIVCILVTVGSLVGLQRLGHLRSAKQDNKDCSLVPDTRRELRDQCQNHNNCCTNPDEECPLMTSMEPGLQRTRTSQGMLSYQSLSSESSMPGAGDGYQLGEEEQVSESHDQQVSRHVVVLICLTLSMFIELFLCIWRLMMDSMQGIYIELEFLNSVFSFAQGIFAFVAFGLDTQMILHPLIKKYVQMRRSSSPTNSPH
- the LOC136447407 gene encoding tubulin alpha-1C chain-like, which produces MLNNKTIDSQGKTFSTFFCETATGKHEPRAVFVDLEPTGVDEVRIGAYCDLFHPDQLITGKEDAANIYARGYHTGGKDIIDLVLDRIRKLADQCTGLQGFLIFHSVGGGTGSGFTSLLLERLSMDYSKMSKLEFSVYPAPHVSTAVVEPYNAVLATHATLKHSDCAFMFDNEAVYDICCRNLDIESPTYTNLNCLISQIVSSITASLRFNGVMNVDLTEFQTNLVPYPRILFPLASYAPIIPAEKAYHQELSIAEITNACFETTNQMVTCDPGRGKYSACCLLYRGDVVPKDINTAIATIKTKHTVQFVDWCPTGFKVGINSQPPTVVPGGDLAKVQRAVCMLSNTTAIAEAWALLDHKFDLMYAKRAFVHWYTREGMEEGEFTEAREDLAELEKDYEEIAADFVEEEDSNE
- the LOC136447405 gene encoding lysosomal cholesterol signaling protein-like isoform X2, whose amino-acid sequence is MSSSTVFNNLYPAIIQCFAIIFAGYLFGRVGIITTSAAKGLEKYISYLALPALLFQAMCTLKFEAVNWWFLLAMAIAKSSVFLLVAVFTLVLGRNFGKAGLFAIFATQSNDFALGYPIVKAIYSSSRPELLSYIYLLAPISVAILNPLGFTLMEVQKNIDSTEAKSRCRSVLQVIKGVILNPIIFMVMIGIAGNFAFHQTVPPVLSGILNVLGESFSATALFYLGLSMVGKISQQARFAFIVPAILVAVKTLLLPFVARELVVGLQIGGNDTNMTEEFRNYGFLYGTFPVAPSVFIFASNYGLATEVVGPGLVVCTFLSAPLMFMSAQMSSLSMDTQTNLMAVVAKTAFDVSIIGLIFCVWVLAVFFLSGQFKQLPHKLTTCLVLSQIFGCVGMILFYTLGYPHSAQTWQAYLSFTVMMIGTISSRTWTAALAVGLFLLKREGADFVNRNMGLFHIASWGAPVLLTGVLFIVRSFTGLTCDQPMHSSCQSITMTGVLIVCILVTVGSLVGLQRLGHLRSAKQDNKDCSLVPDTRRELRDQCQNHNNCCTNPDEECPLMTSMEPGLQRTRTSQGMLSYQSLSSESSMPGAGDGYQLGEEEQVSESHDQQVSRHVVVLICLTLSMFIELFLCIWRLMMDSMQGIYIELEFLNSVFSFAQGIFAFVAFGLDTQMILHPLIKKYVQMRRSSSPTNSPH